The DNA window GAGCAGCAGCGCCATCGACACCCTTCCCGCGTCATGGCCGGCTTTGTGCCGGCCATACAATGCGATGACAGACCGACGATGGTCGTCGTCAAATCGCCCGGTCGGAGCGCCGGGCCGTGCGGCTCCTGGCGGCGAGAGGAGGCACGAGATCCTGCCCGCGCCCGGCGGTGACGATCAGCCGCTTCACCTCGCCGCGCAGGTAGGCCTGCAGGAAGCGGTCGTAATTCCTGAAGGACACGCAGCCGTTCGAGTCGCCGCGCGGACCGAGCATATAGGTATGGGCGAGAATGCCGTCGCGGCCGTAGATGGCGGCGCTGCCGCCGACCGGCGTGAGGCGAAGCGCGCGCACCCCGTGGAACAGCGCCTCGCGTTCGGTGACCATGTAGGTGCCCGGCGGCGTCGCGCCCCTCATCCGCACGTTCACGTGGCGCGGATTGTCCATCATGTCACCAAGGCCGGAATGGGCCTCCAGCCTTTCGCCGTTGGGCATGATCACCACCTGGGCGCTGATGTCGTAGACGGCGGTGCCGCCGCCGGTCTCGGGTGCGGGAACGAAGCGCGATGTCGGCGCGATGCTGCCGGTGCCGTTGTCGAGGGACGCGTAGCTGAGCGCATCCGCCGGCGGGGAGGCGGGCTTGATGCCGAAGAATTTCTCAATGAAGGAGCGGGTGTCGGCGGGTGCGGCGGCCGATGCGCTGGCGGCGATCGCGGCCCGTTGCGTCATCGGGGCGCGAACCGGCGCGTTCGCCATCTGGGTGGCCGCCGCGGGCCTGGCGGGGAACAGGTCGGCCGGGCGCGGCACGGGCAACGGCACGGGTGCGGACGGAGGGACCGGCGCGGGCTGAACGGCTTCCGCCACATCCTGGACCGGTGCCGGCTGGGCGGGCCCCGCCGGCGGCGGGGGAGCGACCGGCGCAAGGCTTGCCTGGCGCTGCACGGGCGCTGCGAACTCAGCCGGCAGCGGCGTGTTGCGGGCGAAGCGATGCGCCTCGGTGGTGATCAAAGGCGTCGGGCTGACCAGCGCCGGATCGAGGTTCGCCACGGCCGCCACCCGAGCCGTGTCAGGGGCGGCGACGCTGCTCACGGGTCCGACCGCCGGCGCATCGCTCTGGCGGGCGAAATCGACGAAGTAGGCGAGAGGGCTCATCGAGATCGCCACAAGAGCCGCCGTCGGAAGGAGATTGCGCCGCTTTCTGCGCGGGCTGCGGGGGGCGCGGCCGCCCGACGGATAGGAGGTGTGCAACATGGCGAACTCTACGCAACAACTCGATTGCGCATGATCGGCGTCGAGCCCGGGATGGCGGCGAAACGGATGCCGGACGGGTCGGGGCGTTCATGCGTGAAGCAATATCTTCACGAGCCTGATTAGACGACGGCTTGGTTAAATTAGGGATAACCGGGCGCGCTTCTGTCGACGGAGTGTGGCGCCCTTCTGCTCAATTCGCGGCTGCGAGACGGCGTGCGCTGGCTCACAGATCCCCCTGTGCGCGCGGGGTATGGATAGGACAAGCGGCGCTTTTCCATTTTTTCGAACAGGAGACCTCGAAATGGGGTTCTATGCACGTCACATCGGCCCGCGCTTCGTCAGCTGCCTGTGCGGGATGGAGGGCATCACGGCCGAGCGCGAGAAGGTCGTTCCGCAGGCCTCGGGCGTCGTGCTGGAGATCGGGATCGGTCCGGGGCTGAACCTGCCGCTCTACGACCCGGCCCGCGTGATCCGCGTGATCGGGGTCGATCCCATGGCGGAGTTCCTGAACCTGGGCCGCGAGCGCCGCCGCCATTCACCGGTTCCCCTCGAGGTCATCCGGGCCCCGGCCGAGGCGCTGCCGCTCGCGGACGGCATCATCGATACGGCGGTGATCACCTATACTCTGTGCTCGGTGGAGGATCCAGCCCAGGCACTGCGCGAGGTGCGGCGCGTTCTGAAGCCCGATGGCCGCGTGCTGTTTCTGGAGCACGGCCTCTCGAGCGATGCCGGCGTGGCGACCTGGCAGCACCGGCTCAATCCGATCTGGCGCCGGCTGGCGGTCGGCTGCAACCTGACCCGTCCCGTCCAGCAGCTTCTCGACGAGGCCGGATTCACGATCCGCCGCATCGAGCACTATTACCTCGACGGCGCACCGCGGCCGGTCGGCTTCCTCTGCCAGGGCGTCGCGCAGGCCGCCTAGGCGCAGCCCCGCGCCAGGGACCAGGGTCCCCGAGGCGGAGACTAGCGGGAAGCCTGGCGGGCGACGACGCGGATGTCGCGGCGACCGAGGCCGAGATCCGCCAGTTCGCGGTCGTTGAGCGCTTCGAGTTCGCGGAAGGTCTGGCGGTAGCGGCGCCAGGAGGCGAGGCGGGCGAGGATCATGGACGTGATCATGGATGTATCTCCGTAAGGGGTGTTCCGGCTCTCCGGATTACCAGTCGAGCCCGGGGTGACGACGAGCCGCCTCGCGCTGCATCTGGCGGGCCTCCGACAGGATGCTGCGGAAGAGGCGAAGGAAGCTGACGATGATCATCATGGTCTCCTGAGCGAGGGGCCTGGTCGGCCGGGCGGTGGGTCGAGCCACGAAGCCGTGTCTCATACTTTGGTATAGGTAATATGGATGTTTTTGTGCGCCGCAAAAGACCGATTATCGGCATGATCGATATGCACTGTTCGCATGCTATAATGGTAAACGCTTTCTTGCTATGCGCCATGCGCCCGTTCTGAAGGCAGACTGCCTCGGTGTTGAGCAGCGGGGTGCAACCGTCTCGTCCGGTCTTCCTGAACCTTGTCGGGAGGAACGCTGTTGTTCCTGCAGGGCAGGATGCCCACCATCCATGAGGAGCGAGGCCTGGAATGACGCAGATCCGCGAGGCGCTGGTGAACCGGATGTGGCGCGGTCAGGATCCGTTCCGGAACTTTCCGGCCCGGCTGTACCGGCAGGACCAGCAGGGCTGGGGCTCGCAGCACCCCTACCTGACCGACGCGATCGAGACGCTGCGGCCGTCGGTGGTGGTCGAGGTGGGGGTCTGGAAGGGCGGTTCGGTCATCTCGCTCGCCTCGACCATGAAGGCGCTGGAGCTCGACGGGGTCGTGATCGCGGTCGATACCTGGCTCGGCGCCTGGGATCACTGGAACAACGACGAGTGGTTCGCACACCTGAACTTCATCAACGGCTATCCGGCGCTCTACCACACCTTCGCGGCCAACATCGTCGGGGAAGGCCTGCAGGATTACGTGCTGCCCCTGCCGCTCGACTCGGTGAATGCCGTGCATGTGCTGAAGCACAACGACGTCCGGCCGGACGTGGTCCACATCGATGGCGGCCATGACGAGCACGCGGTCACGTCGGACCTGCGCGAATGGTGGCCGATGATCCGGCCCGGCGGCGTGCTCATCGGCGACGATTATCCGCACTGGCCCGGCGTCAAGCAGGCGTTCGACGAGTTCTTCGCCCCCAAGGGCAAGGTCCCGTTCGAGTTCGATCCGCCTAAGTGCCGGATCTTCAAGGACCCGGCCTGATCTCCTGCGACCGGCTAAAGCATCGGACCCAAAAGTGGACTTGCACTTTTGGGTCCGATGCTTCTTTCTGAATGAGCGGATCATCGGGCGCGGACAGCCGGATCCACTTTTCCGCACGATGCGCTAGATCTCGACCAGCGCCTTGATGACCCCGGCTTCGGGAGCCGACCACAGGGGAATGAGCCCCGGCGCGTCGTCGAGGCCGCCGCGGTGGCTCGCCAGCGCGGCCGTCGGCACGCCGCCGCCGAGCATGACGTCCAGCACGGTCTCGAAATCCTGCCGCGTGGCATTGCGGCTGCCGAGCAGCGACGTCTCGCGCTTGTGGAATTCCGGGTCGTTGAACGTGATGTCGGCGCGCACGATCGACAGCAGCACGTAGGTGCCCCCGTGGCCGACATAGGAGAAGCCCTTCATCATCGCGTTCGGGTTCCCGGTCGCGTCGATGACGACATCGAAGAAGTCGCCGTCGGTGATCGCCTTGAGGCGGTCGCCTACATCGGGCGACACCTCCACCACGTGGTCGACGCCGAGCTCGTCGCGGCAGAAGGCGAGCCGCAGGGCATTCATGTCGAGCACCGAAATCTCGGCCCCGCGGGCCTTCGCGAAGATCGCCGCCGCGATTCCGATCGGGCCGGCCCCCACCACGGCGACGCGGCTTCCGGGGCCCGCTCCCGAACGCCGCACGCCGTGAGCGCCGATCGCCAGGAATTCGACCATGGCGGCCTCGTCCAGGCCGAGGCCCGTCACCGGCACCACGTTGCGCTCCGGCACGGCGATGTACTCGCAGGCACCGCCGTCGCGATGCACGCCGAGCACCTGCAGGTGCTGGCAGCAATTGGTCTTGCCCTGGCGGCACGCGCGGCACGTGCCGCAATACAGGTAGGGCTCGATGCAGACGATGTCGCCGGTCTTGAACGCGCTGCCGCTCGGTGCCTCGGCGATCTCGCCCGCAAGCTCGTGGCCGATCACCCGCGGGTATTCGAGGTAGGGCTGGTTGCCCTGGACGATGTGATAATCGGTTCCGCAGATCCCGACCCGCCGGATGCGCACCAGCACCTCGCCTGGGCCTGCGCTCGGGACATCCCGCTGGATCACGCTCAGGCGTCCGGGCTCGTCGCAGCGTAGGGCTTTCATTGGCGTCTCTCCCAGCGGGTCTCTTGCTCGTATTGCGTGAGCTTATGGCGGGAGCGGCAAAGCGCAATGCCCATATTCACCTCGACGCGTCTTGCCGCTACAGACGGGTGGCGATTCACACGAGACGGCCATCCGCATGTCGACCTGGCGAGACGAGAAGAACCAGAAGGCGAGGGCGCGACTCGAGAAGCGCCTCTCGGCGCTCTTTCCCGCCTGCGTCCTGTCACACGCGCTGCGGCAGCCGCTGATTCCGCCGACCCAGCGCCGCGCCGTGGAATCCTACTGGCGCCATCGCCCGCTCCTGGCCGACCGGCTCGCCCGGGCGCTCGCGGCCCGGAGCGGCCAGCCGGCCGGTTGGCAATGGCGTCTCGGCTCCGACAAGGACACCGGGCTGCCGCTGTCCTTCCGCGCGCCGCCGGCGCCGTATCGGGAAGCAGCCTTCGCCCGGGGACCGGGGCATTGCTGCGTGTGCGGGCAGCCGGTCTACCGGCTGGGCTGGCATCGCGACCTCTGGGATGACGGCAAGCCGAACCGCAACGCCACCTGGCACGCCGCCTGCGTGGTCGCCTGGCAGTTCTGGACGTCGCCGCCCGATCACCTCCGGATCCTCAAGCTGCGCCAGCAGCGGCGCTGCGCGACGAGCGGACGCCGCCTGCTCAAGACCGCCGAGGTCGATCACCGGGTTCCGCTCTTCGCCATCTGGTCCGAGCATCGCTCGACGCCGTGGCCGGCGCTGCTCTCCTTCTGGGGGGCGCCCAACCTGCAGGTGATCAACCGGGCGGCGCATGTGGAGAAGAACGCCGAGGAGGCCGCGGGCCGGGCCAGGCGGCGGATTTCCGAGCTTGAACCCACCCTGGAAGAAGAGTTCGCCGCGCCCCTTGCGGATGGCGATCCGATCCCCATATCAGGCTGACCCAGCGGACATTGTTGTGGACTTCGACAGCGGCGGGCGTCACCGCCAGCGTCGATGGGACCGTGCCAGGACGGATGTACTCCGGCATGGTCCGTTCCTGCGCTTGCCTGACGATGCAGGCGCCCGTCTGGACCCCATTAGCCCAGGCCCGTAGTGCGCGAGGCGGAGATGCGAAGGCATCCTGCCCGTTCGCCCCGGAGCCTGGGCTTTTTCATGTCGGCGTGGACAGGCGGGCGAGGCGCATGCGTTCCATGATGTGACGGCCGGACCCGCCCACGTGCCGGGCGATCACCTGGGCGGCGCCTTCGGCATCCTGCGCCTTGATGCAGGCAATCAGCTCGCGATGCTCGTCGAGAACGTTCGATTGGCGGCTGAGCGACGTGGGAAAGCGCCGGCTGATCGCCCAGAGGATCTGCCGGTGGCGCACCCACAGGTCGACCGCATGGCGGTTGTAGTGCCGGTCGTACATGAGCTGGTGGAATTGGAGGTCGAGATTGGAGTGCTTCATCTCGTCGCCGAAGTTCAGCGCCTCGATCTCCGCCTGAATGCGCTCCAGCTCCTCGATCTCGGCCTTCGTGACGATCCCGACGAACCAGCGGGTCAGGGCCGGCTCGATGAGGACCTCGATCTCGCAGATGTCCCGCACGAAATCCTCGTCGATGGGCCGTACGCGTGCGCCGCGGTTCGGCGTCATGATGACGAAGCCTTCCCCGCGCAGCTGCTGCAGGGCCTCCCTGACGGGGTTGGTCGACGTACCCATGCGGGTCGCCAGCTCGGACACCTTGAGGCGCTCGTTCGGCTTGACGCGCCCATGGATGATGTCGTCCCGCAGGCGGTCGTAGACCGAAGACCCGGACTCCTCGTCGTCACGCTCAGGGGCGGCTTGTCGGATGCTGGCGATCGTTCTCATGGCCATGTTTCTTTATTCGCATTTCCTGGCTCTGCCAAGGACGAAACATCATAAACGATACATTCGCATTGACAAATAATGTACGATTTGAAAGCCTCCCGGTACGGCAGCTCCAAGGCGGCCGTTCGGGAGGAAACCGGCGGAAAGCCGGCCAAGAGGAGAAAACGCGATGGGCTATCCGCACAAGCTGCCCGGCCTCGTCATGTCGACGGGTCTGCTGGGCGCCATGCTTTTGGGCGCGCTGTCCCCGGCCGGGGCGGCGGATTACAAGCAGGCTCCCATGCTCGACGAGCAGGTCAAGGCAGGAAAGCTGCCCGACGTCGCGAGCCGCCTTCCCGAACATCCTTATGTGGAAACCATGGTCGAGGGCGTCGGCAAGTACGGCGGCACCCTGCGTACCACGATCCTCGCCAACGGCGACCAGTACAACCTGACCCGCACCATCGCCAACGAGCTGCTCGTGCGCTGGGATCCGCAATGGAAGAAGGTCATGCCGTCGCTCGCCGAGGAGTTCAAGGCCTCCGACGATGCGACCACCTACACGTTCAAGCTCCGCAAGGGCCTGAAGTGGAGCGACGGGAAGCCCTTCACGACCGACGACATCATGTTCTGGTACGAAGACGTGTTCATGAACAACGCGTTGTCGCCCGCCAAGAACCCGACCTTCACGGTGGCCGGCAAGCCCGTGAAGGTGACCAAGATCGACGACCTGACGGTGGAGTTCAAGTTCGAGTCGCCCTACGGGCTCTTCCTGCAGCAGCTCGCCTACGGCCAGGGCCATCTGCCCGTCATCTATCCCAAGCACTACCTCAGCCAGTTCCACGAGAAGTACAACAAGGAAGGCATCCCGGCGCTGCTGAAGGCCAATCCGGCGGCCGGAGACTGGGTGGCGCTGTTCAATTCCAAGGTTTCGCTGACCTTCCAGCCGCCCTATTGGCAGAACCTCGCGCTGCCCACTCTCAATCCCTGGGTGCTGACGGTTCCCTACGCGGACAGCGAGCGCGTGGTCGCGACCCGCAACCCCTATTACTGGAAGGTCGATACGGCCGGTAACCAGCTCCCCTACATCGACGGCATCACCTGGGCGAAGCTCGACGACCCGCAGCTCATGGCGCTCAAGATGACCTCGGGCGAGTTCGATTTCGCATTCCGCCACATCAACAACTCCACCTTCAAGTCTGTGCTCTTCGACGGCCAGAAGACCGGCAACTACCATTTCGTGGACGTGAAGGACCTGCCGGCGAACGACGCGGTCCTCCTGCTCAACCTGAACTCGACCGATCCGGTCAAGCGCAAGATCTTCCAGAACAAGGATTTCCGCATCGCGCTCAGCCATGCCATCAACCGGCAGGAGATCATCGATCTCGTCTATGTGGGGCAGGGCGCTCCGGCCCAGGTGGCCGTTCAGCCAGAGCACGAGCTCTTCAACGAGCGCGAGGCGAAGCAGTACACCGAGTACGATCCCAAGCGCGCCGCCGAGATCCTCGACAAGGTCATGCCGAAGAAGGACGCCGAAGGCTTCCGCCTCGATGAAACGGGCAAGCGCTTCACCATCAACTTTATGGTCGCGGACGTGTTCGGCCTGTCCTACCCGGACGTGATGCAGATGGTGCAGCAATATGCCAAGGACGTCGGCGTTGACATCCAGCTGCGTACCACCGACCGCGCACGCCTCAACACCATGTGGTCGGCGAACGAGCAGGACGCCTATATCTGGAACTGCGTCGGCGGCCTCTCCGAGGTCTACACGGACCCGCGCTGCTACATGCCGTTCCAGAAGGCCGACATCTTCTTCGCCATGAAGTGGAGCGAGTGGTATTCGAACCACGCCACAGGCGAGGAGCCGCCGGAATCGATCAAGGCCCTGATGGCCGCCTATGACAAGGTGAACGCCGCCGTCACGGACGACGACCGCCGCCAGAAGATGAAGGAGTTCCTCAATCTGTCGGCCGACAACTTCCTCAACATCGGCATCTCGCGGCCCATGCCGAAATACATGATGACGTCGAACAACCTGAAGAACGTCGTCAACGGCATTCCGATCACCGGCAACCTCTGGCACCCGGCTCCGACGCTGACCCAGTGGTATTTCGACAAGCCGGCCAAGTAAGGCGCCGTCCGGTTCCGGCGGCAGGTTCGCTGCCGCCGGAACCCTCTTCGATTCCATCGAACGGTCAGGTTCATGCTTCGCTACATTGCCAAGCGAATGGTGTTCGCGATTCCGACGCTGTTCGCCGTCTCCATCGTGGCCTTCATCATCATCCAGCTCCCGCCGGGCGACTATCTCACGACCCTCATGGCCGACTGGGCCAGCCAGGGCGGCGCCGTGGAAGCCGGCACGGTCGCGGCCATGCGCGAGCGCTACGGCCTCGATCAGCCGATCTACTTCCAATATTACAAGTGGATCGCCGGGATTTTGACGAGGGGCGATTTCGGCATCTCGTTCGAGCTCGGCAAGCCGGTCACTGAACTCATCTGGAACAGGCTGGGCTTCTCGCTGCTGCTCTCGGTGCTGACGCTCTGCTTCGTCTGGGCGATCGCCATCCCGATCGGGATCCTGTCGGCGGTGCGCCAGTACTCGATTTCCGACTATGCGGCGACCTTCCTGGCCTTCTTCTTCCTGGCCGTGCCCGACTTCCTGATGGCGCTCTCGGCCATGTACATCATGTCCGCCTGGTTCGGTCAGAGCGTCGGCGGGCTGTTCTCGCCCGATTACGTCGATGCTCCCTGGAGCTTCGGGAAACTGGTGGACTTCGCCCAGCATGTCTGGCTGCCGGTGATCGTGATCGGCCTCGGGTCGCTCGCGGCGCTCGTGCGGATCATGCGGGCCAACCTGCTCGACGAGCTCTCCAAGCCCTATGTCACCACGGCCCGGGCCAAGGGCATGTCGGAGCTGGAGCTCCTGCTGCGTTATCCCGTGCGCCTTGCCCTCAACCCGCTGATCTCGACCCTGGGCTGGATCCTGCCGGCCGTCATCTCGGGCGAGATCATCGTGTCCGTGGTCATGAGCCTGCCGACCACGGGACCGCTGCTGCTCCGGGCGCTGCTCGCCCAGGACATGTATCTCGCCGGCTCGCTGATCCTGCTGATCTCGGTGCTCACCATCATCGGCACGCTGATCTCGGACATCCTGCTCGCCATCACAGACCCGCGGATCCGGCTCCAATGACCGACATCACCAGCCTTCCGCCCGAAACCACCACGTCGCTCGACCTGCACGGCCGGGACATGGCCGTCGCCGGCCAATGGCGCCTGTTCTGGCTCAAGTTCAAGAAGCACAAGGTCGCGCTTCTGAGCCTCGTGGTGATCGTGTTCATGTATCTGGTTGCGGCCTTCGCGGACTTCATCGCGCCTCTCGATCCCAACGCCACGAACTCGCGCTTCACCTACGCGCCGCCGCAAAGCCTCTCGCTGTTCCCGAACGGCTCCTTCCAGCCGCATGTGAACCAGCTCAAGATGACGCTCAACACCGAGTCGATGCGCCGTGAGTTCACGCCCGATCCGACGAAGCCGCTCCCGGTCTCGTTCTTCGTGCCGGCGCAGCAGCCCTATTATCTCCTGGGCTTCATCCCGATGAAGACCAAGCTCTTCGGCCTCGCGAACCCGAAGCCCGGCGACAGCCTCTACGTCTTCGGCGCCGACCGGCTTGGACGCGACATCTTCTCGCGCGTCGTCCACGGGGCCAAGATCTCGCTCTCCATCGGACTCGTGGGCGTCTTCATCAGCCTGATCCTCGGGGTGACCATCGGGGGCATCTCGGGCTTCTTCGGCGGCTGGGTCGATCTGGCGATCCAACGCCTCATCGAACTCCTGCGCTCCATCCCGACCATTCCTCTCTGGATGGGCTTCGCAGCCGCGATTCCGGTCGGCTGGCCGCCGCTGCGAACCTATTTCGTCATCACGCTGATCGTCTCGCTGATCGGCTGGACGAGCCTCGCGCGTGAGGTGCGCGGCAAGTTCCTGTCGCTCAGGAACGAAGATTTCGTGATCGCCGCCCGCCTCGACGGCATGAGCGAGATCGGCATCATCTTCCACCATCTGGTTCCATCCTTCATCAGCCACATCATCGCCACCCTGACGCTCGCGATTCCGTCGATGATCCTGGCCGAGACGGCGCTCTCGTTCCTGGGCATCGGCCTGCAGCCGCCGATCATCTCCTGGGGCGTCCTCCTGCAGGAGGCGCAGAACATCCGCGCGGTTGCGCAGGCGCCGTGGCTGCTGTTCACGCCGGCCACCGCGATCGTGATCTCGGTCCTTGCCCTCAATTTCCTCGGCGACGGCCTGCGCGATGCCGCCGATCCCTACGAGTCGGTATCATGAGCACGACCATGGACACGATCCTGGAGGTCAGGGACCTGAAGACGGTCTTCCCGACCCGCACCGGCCTCTTCCAGGCGGTGGACGGGGTCTCGTTCGACCTGAAGCGGGGTCAGACCCTCTGCGTCGTCGGCGAATCCGGCTCGGGCAAGTCCGTGACGGCACGGTCGATCCTGCAGATCGTCGACCGGCCCGGCCGCATCGAGAGCGGCTCGATCCTGCTCACCCGGCCCGACGGCTCGAAGACCGACCTCGCCAAGCTCGACCCGCGCGGCCGGGAGATCCGCGGCGTGCGCGGCAAGGAGATCGCCATGATCTTCCAGGAGCCGATGAGTTCACTCTCGCCGGTTCACCGCATCGGCACGCAGATCGGCGAGGCCCTGCGCATCCATTTCGGCACGCCCAAGCACGAGCAGCGCGAGCGCGTCCTCGAGCTGCTGCGCCAGGTCGAGATCCCGCGTCCGGAATCGGCCATCGACCGCTATACCTTCGAGTTCTCGGGTGGCATGCGCCAGCGCGTGATGATCGCCATGGCGCTCGCCTGCAACCCGTCGGTGCTGATCGCCGACGAGCCGACCACGGCGCTCGACGTCACGACGCAAGCCGAGATCCTCGACCTCATCAAGAAGCTTCAGAAGAGCCACGGCATGGCCGTGCTCTTCATCACCCACGACATGGGGGTCGTGGCCGAGATCGCCGACGAGGTCCTGGTCATGTATCGCGGCAAGGTGATGGAGCGAGGACCGGTCGAGCAGATCTTCCACGCCCCGCAGGACGCCTATACGCGTCGGCTCATCGGGTCGGTCGTCAAGCTGGAGACGAAGGCGGAAGCCCGGCTGGCGCGCGGTCCGATCCCGGCCGGGACGCCGCCGCTGCTCGAGGTGCGCAACCTTTCGCTCACCTTCCCGTCGGGCGTCAAAGCGGTCGACGACGTATCGCTGACCGTGCGGCCCGGCGAGACGCTCGGCATCGTGGGCGAGTCCGGTTCCGGCAAGACCACGATGGGGCGCTGCCTGCTGCGCATCTACGACGCGCAGGAAGGCGCCATCGACTACCGCCGCCCCGACGGCCGGACGGTGGATATCCGCACGGCCGACAAGGCGGACCTGGAGAAGGTCCGCCGCGAGGTCCGGATGATCTTCCAGGACCCGGTCGGGTCGCTGAGCCCGCGCAAGACCGTCGGCCAGATCATCGCCGAGCCGCTCAAGATCGCCGGCGTGAAGGGCAGGGCGCTCGACGAGCGTGTCGCCGACCTCATGCAGCAGGTCGGGCTGGAGCCCGCCTGGCGCGAGCGCTATCCGCACGCCTTCTCCGGCGGCCAGCGCCAGCGCATCGGCATCGCCCGGGCCATCGCGCTGAAACCCCGCCTCATCGTGGCCGACGAGGCGACCTCGGCGCTCGATGTCTCGCTGCGCTCCCAGATGCTCGATCTCATGATGAAGCTGCAGGACGAGCTCGGCCTCTCCTACGTGTTCATTTCCCATGACATGTCGGTGATCCGCTACATGTGCGACCGCGTCGCGGTCATGTATCGCGGCAAGATCGTCGAGGTGGGCGACACCGACCAGGTCGTCAACGATCCGGAGCACGGCTACACGCGGGCGCTGCTCTCCGCCATTCCCCATCCCGATCCCAGCAATCGGCGCATGCACAACCGCTTCCGGTACGAACCCGGTCGCACGCTTTCTGCCAACGGATAAACCGATGAAAATCACCGACGTCAAAATCATCGTCTGCTCGCCCGGGCGCAACTTCGTTACGGTCAAGATCGTCACCGACGAGGGACTGACCGGGGTCGGCGACGCGACGCTGAACGGCCGGGAGCTCGCCGTCGCCTCCTACCTCAAGGACCATCTCGCGCCGCTCCTGATCGGTCGCGATCCGAGCCGCATCGAGGACATCTGGCAGTACTTCTACCGGGGCGCCTACTGGCGCCGCGGCCCGGTCACCATGGCGGCGATCGCCGGCATCGATACGGCGCTGTGGGACATCAAGGCCAAGGCGGCCAACATGCCGCTCTATCAGCTCCTCGGCGGCGCGAGCCGCGAGAAGGTGCTGTGCTATACCCACGCCCAGGGCCGCGACATCGCCGAGGCCGTCGAGGCGGTCGGACGGCGCAAGGAGCAGGGCTACAGGGCGATCCGCGTCCAGGTCGGCATCCCCGGGCTCCCGGACGTCTACGGCACGGGCGCGAAGTCGGTCACGAACAACGCCCTCGACGACGCCGTCCCGCACGAGGAGACCTGGTCGACGTCGAAATACCTGCGCTACGTGCCCG is part of the Microvirga terrae genome and encodes:
- a CDS encoding ABC transporter permease; this translates as MTDITSLPPETTTSLDLHGRDMAVAGQWRLFWLKFKKHKVALLSLVVIVFMYLVAAFADFIAPLDPNATNSRFTYAPPQSLSLFPNGSFQPHVNQLKMTLNTESMRREFTPDPTKPLPVSFFVPAQQPYYLLGFIPMKTKLFGLANPKPGDSLYVFGADRLGRDIFSRVVHGAKISLSIGLVGVFISLILGVTIGGISGFFGGWVDLAIQRLIELLRSIPTIPLWMGFAAAIPVGWPPLRTYFVITLIVSLIGWTSLAREVRGKFLSLRNEDFVIAARLDGMSEIGIIFHHLVPSFISHIIATLTLAIPSMILAETALSFLGIGLQPPIISWGVLLQEAQNIRAVAQAPWLLFTPATAIVISVLALNFLGDGLRDAADPYESVS
- a CDS encoding ABC transporter ATP-binding protein; the encoded protein is MSTTMDTILEVRDLKTVFPTRTGLFQAVDGVSFDLKRGQTLCVVGESGSGKSVTARSILQIVDRPGRIESGSILLTRPDGSKTDLAKLDPRGREIRGVRGKEIAMIFQEPMSSLSPVHRIGTQIGEALRIHFGTPKHEQRERVLELLRQVEIPRPESAIDRYTFEFSGGMRQRVMIAMALACNPSVLIADEPTTALDVTTQAEILDLIKKLQKSHGMAVLFITHDMGVVAEIADEVLVMYRGKVMERGPVEQIFHAPQDAYTRRLIGSVVKLETKAEARLARGPIPAGTPPLLEVRNLSLTFPSGVKAVDDVSLTVRPGETLGIVGESGSGKTTMGRCLLRIYDAQEGAIDYRRPDGRTVDIRTADKADLEKVRREVRMIFQDPVGSLSPRKTVGQIIAEPLKIAGVKGRALDERVADLMQQVGLEPAWRERYPHAFSGGQRQRIGIARAIALKPRLIVADEATSALDVSLRSQMLDLMMKLQDELGLSYVFISHDMSVIRYMCDRVAVMYRGKIVEVGDTDQVVNDPEHGYTRALLSAIPHPDPSNRRMHNRFRYEPGRTLSANG